One segment of Bacillota bacterium DNA contains the following:
- a CDS encoding GNAT family N-acetyltransferase, whose protein sequence is MIESDQLVAVAGAQVSQWDSEALGTKVTRLGPMIACERTNSSAFKGEFILRSLVRYLEAEAREQRIRVLFARVDGRDIELVRTLELEGYILADSIVTLHMTIDAEGKLVRNIAACTGQAGVAMLQPKGIPEVLHHDQRAILSTRGIVSVRPFQPYDVQALRHIARCAFRHDHFHSDPLIHQSAADEVYVRWLQNSCDGRADTILVAEEPGNSPNPSGFITCRIDKTITTLTGIPHGVIELVAVSPEAQGKGVGTALVLRSLGWFAQQGVSSVEVGTQTRNLHAVRLYQKVGFRCVAFSHTFHKWLVG, encoded by the coding sequence ATGATCGAAAGTGACCAGTTGGTGGCGGTTGCGGGCGCCCAAGTCTCTCAGTGGGATTCAGAAGCCCTTGGCACTAAGGTTACAAGGCTCGGCCCCATGATTGCCTGCGAAAGAACGAATTCAAGCGCTTTCAAGGGTGAATTCATACTGCGGAGTCTTGTCAGGTATCTGGAAGCAGAAGCGCGTGAACAGAGGATACGAGTACTTTTTGCGAGAGTGGATGGTAGGGACATCGAACTGGTGCGTACCCTTGAGTTGGAGGGATACATTCTCGCGGACTCGATAGTTACTCTGCATATGACCATTGATGCCGAGGGCAAATTAGTCCGAAATATAGCAGCATGCACGGGTCAGGCCGGGGTGGCCATGCTTCAGCCTAAAGGCATTCCGGAGGTACTACACCATGATCAACGCGCAATCCTGTCGACCCGCGGAATCGTAAGTGTGAGGCCCTTTCAACCATATGATGTGCAGGCACTGCGCCATATCGCGAGATGCGCGTTTCGTCACGATCATTTTCACAGCGATCCGCTTATCCATCAGTCCGCAGCCGATGAGGTTTATGTGCGGTGGCTGCAAAACTCCTGTGATGGCCGTGCAGATACAATATTAGTTGCCGAAGAACCAGGCAATTCTCCCAACCCTAGTGGGTTCATCACCTGTCGAATAGACAAAACAATCACGACCTTGACTGGCATTCCCCACGGCGTCATAGAGCTTGTAGCTGTTAGCCCTGAGGCTCAGGGGAAGGGAGTGGGTACGGCTTTGGTGCTGAGGTCCCTTGGGTGGTTCGCGCAACAAGGCGTCAGTAGTGTAGAAGTAGGTACACAGACAAGGAATTTGCACGCTGTGCGACTTTATCAGAAGGTGGGTTTCCGGTGCGTAGCATTTAGTCACACTTTCCATAAATGGCTTGTGGGCTAG
- a CDS encoding DegT/DnrJ/EryC1/StrS aminotransferase family protein, translating into MRSKFLSFSPPAISNEEKDEVAATLSSDWITTGPKTRDFELQFGKFIGAKASVALNSCTAALHTALVILGIGPGDEVITTPMTFCSSVNVIEHVGAHPVLVDVEPDTLCISPTEIEKHLTPRTKCILPVHYSGHPCDMDPIMDIAKERGLLVVEDAAHSLPARYKGRMIGTIGDLTAFSFYATKNLTTAEGGMLTGCPDLIDKARIISLHGMSKDAWKRYDKGGSWYYEVVLPGFKYNMTDIQASIGLQQLKKLPQFQQRRREVVRRYNEAFSQYPYFEVPAERLEVEHAWHLYVLRLNLGTLRIDRAQFIEELKARNIGTSVHFIPVHLHPYYRDKYGFKPKDFPVAYSNYLRMISLPLHPRLTDADVSDVVEAVVDVAETFRR; encoded by the coding sequence ATGCGTTCAAAGTTCTTATCATTTTCTCCTCCAGCCATCTCCAATGAAGAGAAAGATGAAGTCGCCGCCACGCTATCGTCCGACTGGATCACGACCGGGCCGAAAACAAGAGACTTTGAGCTGCAGTTCGGGAAATTCATTGGCGCCAAGGCTTCAGTCGCCTTGAACTCTTGCACTGCTGCTCTGCATACAGCGCTTGTAATCTTGGGCATTGGGCCTGGTGACGAGGTTATCACTACACCGATGACATTTTGTTCGAGTGTTAATGTCATAGAGCACGTCGGGGCGCATCCAGTCCTGGTTGATGTGGAGCCCGACACGCTGTGTATATCACCGACTGAGATAGAGAAGCACCTGACGCCGAGGACGAAGTGCATCCTGCCGGTTCACTACTCAGGCCACCCATGCGACATGGATCCGATAATGGACATTGCGAAGGAGCGCGGTCTTCTTGTTGTCGAGGACGCTGCGCACTCCCTGCCCGCCAGGTACAAGGGACGGATGATCGGCACAATAGGCGATCTCACGGCCTTCAGCTTTTACGCCACCAAGAATCTCACCACCGCTGAGGGTGGCATGCTAACCGGGTGCCCGGACCTGATAGACAAGGCACGCATCATAAGCCTCCATGGGATGAGCAAGGATGCATGGAAGCGCTACGACAAAGGTGGATCGTGGTACTATGAGGTAGTGCTGCCGGGCTTCAAGTACAACATGACCGACATTCAGGCGTCCATAGGTCTCCAGCAACTCAAGAAGCTGCCGCAGTTCCAGCAGCGTCGCCGCGAAGTTGTGCGCCGCTACAACGAGGCTTTCTCGCAGTATCCGTACTTTGAGGTTCCGGCTGAACGCCTCGAGGTGGAGCACGCGTGGCATCTGTACGTCCTCAGACTTAACCTGGGGACCCTCCGAATAGACCGCGCTCAGTTCATAGAGGAACTCAAGGCGCGAAACATTGGGACGAGTGTTCACTTCATTCCCGTCCACCTGCATCCATATTACCGGGACAAGTACGGCTTTAAGCCCAAGGACTTCCCCGTGGCTTACTCGAACTACTTGCGCATGATAAGCCTACCGCTCCACCCCAGACTCACCGATGCTGATGTCAGCGACGTTGTCGAGGCGGTGGTGGACGTAGCTGAAACATTCAGGCGATGA
- a CDS encoding sugar transferase, protein MPRDFDNQLSVTSVFKGIFDRIISAICLVILSPVLLFVSFLIALEDGRPVLFTQHRLGKEGHTFRMYKFRTMKFGSDQSHVLNPDGSLKTFEDDPRITRLGKILRRYSLDELPQLINVLKGEMSLVGPRPDLPFQLEFYTEEERRKLSVKPGMTGLAQISGRNTLPWKERIHLDIEYVDRMSLWFDLKIMVRTMAKVIIKEGIYAESVEPHRRSNAS, encoded by the coding sequence GTGCCCAGGGATTTTGACAACCAACTATCCGTTACGTCTGTTTTTAAAGGAATTTTTGATAGAATTATCTCCGCCATATGTCTTGTGATCCTAAGCCCGGTTTTATTATTCGTTTCTTTTTTGATCGCTCTTGAAGATGGAAGACCAGTGCTGTTTACTCAGCATAGACTCGGAAAGGAAGGCCATACATTCAGAATGTACAAATTCAGGACGATGAAGTTTGGGAGTGACCAATCCCATGTCCTCAATCCGGATGGATCTCTCAAAACCTTTGAAGATGATCCAAGGATCACGCGTCTTGGTAAAATACTCCGACGGTACAGTCTAGATGAGTTACCCCAATTGATCAATGTTTTGAAGGGGGAAATGAGCCTTGTGGGACCCCGTCCCGACCTTCCTTTTCAACTAGAATTTTATACAGAGGAGGAGCGTAGGAAACTCAGCGTAAAGCCAGGTATGACAGGCCTTGCCCAGATTTCCGGGCGCAATACTCTGCCCTGGAAGGAACGCATTCATCTGGATATAGAATATGTAGACCGGATGTCCTTATGGTTTGACTTAAAGATTATGGTTCGTACTATGGCAAAGGTGATAATCAAGGAAGGAATCTACGCCGAATCCGTGGAACCACATAGAAGATCGAATGCTAGCTAG